In Syntrophorhabdaceae bacterium, the DNA window CGGTCTCATTTATCTCCTCATCGGTAAGCTCCCTGTTTTTTTCACTTAAAGGATCAATTGACGGGGGAATGATAAATTCGTCCATGTTCATTGCCCGCGCAAACTTTGCCACGGAAAATATTAGGGCATCATATTTCAATGCATATCGCCCAAGGGCGTTATATACATCTTTAAACGGATTTGATATATCAATATGACAACGCCAGATCCAGGTGCCTGTTTTTCTGAATTCAACAAGGGGACCCGGCTGTGGGTCATGGATCAGTACGGCATCTGCATCGAGATCGATGTGAGCGGCATTCTGTTTGTTCACTTCAAAATGGTGTTGCCACATCTCCTCCGTGATTATCTCTTTGTTTCCCTGAAGGGCGTTATGGATCTTCTTGGTTATCTCAAAAAACTTCTCGTCACCTTTGATGACTTCCCATTTTGCATTGATATCGAGGCTCTGGAGGATGGGGATCATCCTTTGCAGTATTTCCGCTACTCCACCTCCTTCGCGCGTGGAATTGACATGCAGGAAGGATCGTCCATGAAAGGCCCTGGCAAGTCTCTGGAGGAGCAACAGATCACCCTTGGGCGATATGCCGGAATACTGGTTGATCATTCTTCCACCCCCATGACTTCCATGTCGCCCCTCAATTCTTCTTCTATCTGTTTCTCAATGTGCTCCCTTATATCCTCTATGTTGTGCATAAAGGGATCTACAGCCCGTATCTTTTCTGCCAATCCCTTCTTCTCCAGAGATTCTTCAATCCATTTTGAAAAATCGTCTATCCCGTCGCCAACGCGCATTCTTGCCTCGTAGAAATGATAGTAAATGGACCCGATGTCCACGAATTTTATGGCTATGAGAAACTCGGCAAGATTTTTTGCCTTTAATCCTACGGGAAATACAAGGGTTACTGTCTCGTTAAAAAAGAATTCATCTCCCGGCATAGCCTCCCTGGGTTCCGGAAATTTCTCAAGGTAGTCGTCTATGACATACAACAGCTCTTTCCGGAGGTCATTGATACTATCGAATTCGTAAGGGTCTATGCTGGACAACTGCTCTGCCAGGGATCGTTCTTCGAGGCTTTCACCTGCCCAATGGGCAAAATCATTTGTATATTCAAGGATGTGTTCTTTCAGGAAATACTGATAGGTATGATGGAATATGCAATCATCGGATACCCGGGCTATCATATCTCTCAGTTTATGGAGATTCCCTGCCTTTTTTCCCGTTGATTTCAATATGCTTGTACACTGTTTAAATTCGAAACCTTCGATCATTTCTCCCAACCTTTTTCCTCCCTGAGATAGACTGTCCTGTGAGGAAATGGTATTTCAATACCTTCTTCTCCAAATCTTTTAAAGATCTTTTTTCTTAATTCGTGCTGCGCGAGGTATTGATCGGTGAACTCCCGTACCTGGCAGATGAGGGTGAAATCAAGGGAACTGCTGCCAAAACCCGGTATAAACCTTACAAACGGTTCGGGATCCCCAAGCAGTCCCGGTATTTCACCAACAGCCTTTTTCACTTCCTCAACGAGTATCTTCTCAACCTTTTCCGGGTCAGACGAATAGCTGACCGAAACAGGTATTAAAAGTGACATTCTTTTTTCCGGAAGGTAATAGTTTGTTACAATGCTTTTGGCAAGCTTGCTGTTTGGGATTATCACCATATTATTTGGCAGCATCCTTATTCTCGTTGTCCTCCATGTAATGTCTTCAACGTATCCTTCTTCGCCGGTCTCAAGCTTCACGAAATCTCCAATC includes these proteins:
- a CDS encoding glycosyltransferase encodes the protein MINQYSGISPKGDLLLLQRLARAFHGRSFLHVNSTREGGGVAEILQRMIPILQSLDINAKWEVIKGDEKFFEITKKIHNALQGNKEIITEEMWQHHFEVNKQNAAHIDLDADAVLIHDPQPGPLVEFRKTGTWIWRCHIDISNPFKDVYNALGRYALKYDALIFSVAKFARAMNMDEFIIPPSIDPLSEKNRELTDEEINETVERLGIPVDRSVILQVSRFDRFKDPLGVIRAYRMVKKYNDCVLILAGSPATDDPEGTAMLNEVKEFAADDPDIIILLLPPFSDRDINALQRVASVVLQKSLKEGFGLTVAEAMWKGKPVIGGAVGGIPLQIAHGVTGFLVHSIEG
- a CDS encoding DUF5752 family protein, which codes for MIEGFEFKQCTSILKSTGKKAGNLHKLRDMIARVSDDCIFHHTYQYFLKEHILEYTNDFAHWAGESLEERSLAEQLSSIDPYEFDSINDLRKELLYVIDDYLEKFPEPREAMPGDEFFFNETVTLVFPVGLKAKNLAEFLIAIKFVDIGSIYYHFYEARMRVGDGIDDFSKWIEESLEKKGLAEKIRAVDPFMHNIEDIREHIEKQIEEELRGDMEVMGVEE